The region GTCGCCCACGTTCAAGCGATATGGCTGCGTCGATTCCTGACGTGTGAGTCGGTAGACGAAATCGAGTTCGTCATCGACACGCAAACGATACTCCGGAACATGGGCGGTACGTGCAGGACCGACATATTCGCCCTGGGCAAAGACTTGCCATGGAATGGGACGACGCGCATCCCAGTGCGGTTCTCCTTCGCATGTCGGATCGGTTGAGTCGACACCTACAAGTACCTGACGATCGTGTGGATTGCAGTAAGGAGCCGGCGTCTGAGCCATTGCTGAAGTGGCTAGACTGGCGAAAAGAACACTGCTAAGTACGAATTTCCAGATATGCATGAGGTCGAGTCCTTGACCAGCGATCGAGTCTATCGGGTGCTTGTGCGAGTGCGGTTGGCAATCGGCTGACTGGCAGTCGAGCGTGCGGCTTGTTTCAGTCCGGTGTCCCCTTTGCCATGCTCCGCCATCTGTTCTGGGGAAACCCAGCGAACCGCTTCGAGCCCACCGTTGAGTTGAGCGAACTCACGTGCCGCATGCGCTTCAACGGAAGCTCGGCGTGCCATCTCGGTCTCGCCGAGCTTCTCGTGAACCGAAGCGAGGTTTTGCCACAGTTCTGGACGTGGCGAAGCTTTTACGCCTTGCAGTAGGGCCTGCTTAGCATCTTCCAATTGACCGTAGCGAGCCAACAGCACGCCTAGCTCGTTGGCGGCTTCATAGTTCTTCTCATCAATGGCAAGTGCTGTTTGGAATAACGCGATCGATCGAGGACCAATCAGCGTACGGTTGTCGCCGGTCGTGTTGTACAGGTACTCTTGAATGCGTCCCAAGCCAACGAGGGCTCGGCCTGTTTCCGGCATACCGCCACACGCTTCGGTCAACTTCGTTTGAGCATGCGAGAAGTAAGCTTGAGCAGCGGTTAACGCCGTTTCATATTCCAGGTTCTTCCCTTTCAGCACGGTCGTGCGATGGGCATCGACGACAAGATTCAAGTCAACATTTGCTTCCAGGCGAGCTCCAGAAGGAATGAACTCGCCAGCTTCTTCCAACGCAGCAATGGCTTCGGCCAAGGCGTCGCTGTGTCGGTGCGACTTTTCGGCAGTGTCGAGCGTTTGCGTGGCCAAGCGTAGAGCCTGAATGAATTCGGCACGTGCCGAATAGTATGCACCTCGCTGGGCAAGCACCAAGCCATGATCGACCAATGTTGCCATTCGTTCACGCACGGCAATCATCGCGTGGTCGACCGTGGCCGACTGGGGCGTGCTCGGCACGAAGGCGGGCGTCATGGGAACCATTCGCGGCATCGTAGGTCCGACATTCATCGGAGGGCCTGGCAAGTTGACAATCTCTTGCTTGGCAGGATTTAAAGTGCCTTCCAACGCGGGCTGAGCCGGGGCCAGACTAACAAACTTGGAAGGAGGTCCGGCCGGTTCACGCGGAAGCTCTACCGCAGGTGGTGATGGCTGTTTGGGCTGTGGGTTGCCGCTCAGGAAATTTGGAACGACTTGAGATGGTGGGATTTCACGCTGGGGAGCAACTGGCTGTCGCTTGGGTGGTTCGGAAGGCAACTCGATCTTGGGCGCGTTGAGCGCCAGGGGAGTTTCTGTCTCGCTCGGTTTGCGTGAACGTGCCACCTGTTTCTGCACAGGAGCCGGAGTAATTTCCGGAGTCGTTTTCAGGGACTGAGGTGCTGCCATTTTCGGTGGCGCCGAAGGTGCTGGTGGTTCCAGCTGTAACGATTGTTCCGACGGTGTCGATTTTTCGATTTTCAGCGGGAAGCGAATCGTTTCCAGAGGGGTAGGGTCCGCAGGTGTCTTTTCGCCCATCACCGGTGGCAAACGCTTTGGTGGCGTGTGCGGGTTGGTGATGATGTTTTCGTGTGCGTCGCTGATTTGAAGGTGGGCAGCCAACTGCGCCATCGGGCGAACATCTTCAGGCGCTTGAAAGCGGTGGGGTATGGCAACCGCTTCCGGCTTATCACCAGAGGGTTGGGCCATATCAGAGCTACGCGAGCAGCCGACGATCAGCAGTATCGTCAAACTCAGCGCAATCCCAACCAGGCTTGTGGAGTGCAGAGGTCGATCCATCGGTTCATCCGTGAAGTTTCGCATGATGCAGCGCATTCCGATCCGTGGAACGGTACATCGAATCCTAATAACGGAATCGACCAATCTAATTCGGTGCAATCACTCAAACCGGAACCAGAACAACGTCAACTATGCGAAGCGGATGGCATACCTGATACACGCCGTAGGAGGAGAACGTTTCGGATAATCGTTATAAGCGAACCCCATCGGCATGGTGAGGGTCAACTCCTCTCTTCGATAGCGAATATTGCTTTTGCCGTTCGGAAATTCGCCCGGTCGATAATCGTGTTCTAACCTTGGTTACTTCAATGAATGATGTGCCTCGGGGCGAGGTAGTGAAAGAGCACTAAATTGACATCAGAAACAATCCTGCAATCCGAACCCTGTTCGACGCCATGCCAGGTCCTGGTCGTGGACGACGATAGGCTTATTCGCACACTGCTTCGCGAGTTTCTAACGCGTGAAGGATATGATGTGGTCGTTGCGGAAAGTTGTATGCAGGCCCTTGAGATCCTGGAAGAAGGGAAGCACCAGTTCAAGTTTCTCGTTACCGACTGGGAGTTGCCGGACGGTTCGGGCATTGATTTGATTCGGCACGTGCGACACGTAGTCTGCTCGCACTATATGTATATCGTGATGGCGACCTCGCATGGCAATCGAGAGAACCTGACTCAGGCTCTTAACGCGGGCGCCGATGATTTTCTGGCCAAGCCGATCGATCGAGGCGAACTGATCGCACGAATGCGTGCCGGCCAGCGAATCCTCGATCTGGAAACACGACTGACGCACCTCGCCAATAGCGATCTCCTGACCGGTTTGCCTACGCGTCGCGTCTTCGAGTCGATGGTCGTTAAAGAGTGGAGTCGAGCGAGACGCTATCGACTACCGTTGTCTTGTGTCATATTCGATATCGACTACTTCAAGCGGATCAACGATGTCCATGGACATGCCGCTGGGGATGAAGTACTTCGCGAAGTAGGACGCGTCTTTGCCGATTCAGTACGCAAGTCTGACATTATTTGTCGCTACGGTGGGGAAGAGTTCTGTGCGGTTCTGCCAGAGACTTCCATCGAACAAGCTCGGCAATGGGCCGAAATTCTGCGTCAGCGAATCGGGGAAATGGATATTATCCTCGAGTCTGCGGTGGTCAACGTTACCGCCAGTTTGGGCGTCGCGGAAGTGCTTGCCGAAATGGAAGACATGGATCAGTTGGTCGAAATGGCCGACCATTGTCTTTTGGAAGCAAAGTCAAAAGGTCGAAATCAGGTCGTATCGATCGACAGCCTGCAGAATGCCATTCAAAGCGACGCCTCGGGGCAACTCGATTCCGTCTTCAGCGGAGCGGTTTCCGCCGACGCGATGACACCGGTAGTGAGCACGGTGACGCCGGACTCGAGTGTCGTCGAGATCAGCCAGTTCTTTTTGAACTACCGCATTCCGTCTGCTCCAGTCGTCGATGAAGATGGCGCGTTGGTCGGGATCGTGTCGGAGAAAGATCTTATGTCGGTGGCCAGTCGGCCGAACCCGCACGAGATCACGATTTCGGAAGTGATGCGGAAGAACTTGATCTGCTATCCGCCAGACATTCCGCTACGGGTCGTTTGGGAATTCTTAAACCGCGTTTCGATTCGCACTGTTCTGATCACCGACAACAACAAAGCACTAGGCGTACTCAGCCGCCAAAGTATTTTGCGTTGGCTGGCCAACACCGCCTGGAAGCAAAACGGCCTTCCCAGCGGGACCGCGCATCCGTCTGGTCACACGACTGATCGGCTGGAAAACGCCGCCAAGTTGCTTGCCGAAACGTCGCGTCAGTTGACCAACGACGTCGAGGTGCGTTCCGAAGATGAACACGCTGCCATGGTGATCGGTACCGTGTCCAAGATGCAAGACCTGATGACCGATCTTCTGGAGTCGGTCGGGACGAGCAGCGGAGCAGGGGCCATGGGCCTAAGCAAAGCGGTCCGGATGAACGAGTTTTAACTCGTTAGCGAACCCAGATCTTATAACGCCACTCGATCGTTTTCGGGAACGGCTCGTGATCGAGCGAAGCATTCACTTCAAAGCCCTTGGCATTTGCCGGAAGCTCAGGCGTGGGATATTGCTCTTGTGCGATGACATCGACACAAACTTCCACGCCGTTGACGCTCCAGACCCAAGGGCCGTCTCGTTCTAATTTCGGCTTGGCGACTTCTTCCATTGCACAGCCATAGCGGCTGCAAATTTGAATCGGGTATCCCTTCATCCGGCACGCAACCGAGAAGTGAATGCCGCCGGGTTCGTCGAGCGGTTCGACAGCAGCCGACCAATGGCTATCGCCGGCCATGCCGACCAGCAACGCCACCATGCCATCGGTGCGATCTTCCATGTGGATCTCTTGGAACGGCGGGCTGGCCGGCCAATCTTCCTCGTCGGTCCCTTCAAGCGTGACGAACAGCGGCGTGCACTCGTCCCCTTGAATCAAGGCAACAACATGGCCGAAGCGGTCCTTTTGTTTGACGAAGCTGACAAAGATGCCAACGCCATCGTCACGAACCGATTCAACGAAATGATCTTGGGAATCAGGGGAAGACTCTGACACGAAATGCGTTCCTCGTTCTTAGTTCTCAGGCATGTCTTGTCCGACACGCCATCTTAGATAGGCATCGAAGAAGCCTTGGATCTCGCCATTCATCACACTGTGGAAGCTGCCCATGTAGTAGCCAGTCCGGGCATCTTTCACACGTTGATCAGGGTGCAGGAAATAGTTCCGAATCTGCGATCCGAAGCCAACTTTGGCCTGCGTTTTGTACTTCTCCGCTTGTTCGCTTTCGCGACGTTCTTCTTCGACACGCGCTAAACGCGAACGAAGCATCTTCCAGGCCTGGGCCCGGTTTTTGTGCTGACTTCGCTCCTGTTGGCACTGCACCACAATGCCGGTCGGTACGTGCGTCAAGCGAATCGCACTGTCGGTCTTGTTCACGTGCTGACCGCCGGCACCACTGGCACGGAACGTGTCGACGCGGACATCTTCTTCGTCGATGTCAACTTCTTCGCTATCAGGAATTTCTGGCGAAACGTCGACCGCGGCGAAGCTCGTCTGGCGTTTGCCTTCGGAGTTGAACGGGCTGATCCGCACCAGACGGTGCATGCCCGTCTCCCCTTTCAGGTAGCCATAGGCCATCGGGCCGCGAACGACAAACGTTGCGTTGTTGATGCCTGCTTCTTCGTTGTCGGTTCGATCGAGGAGCTCGACGCTATAGTCGTTCTGGTCTGCCCAACGACCATACATCGTCAACAACATCTCGGCCCAGTCGTTGGCGTCGGTCCCGCCATCACGGGCATTGATCGTGACAATCGCGCCGCAGTCGTCGTAAGGGCCGTCGAGCAAAGCCTTCAAAGCCAATGCTTCCAGGGTCGATTCTAACTGCTCGAGTGTGCCAGGCACTTCCGCGGCGAGCGATTCGTCTTCCTCGGCCATTTCCAGCATGACGTCGAGGTCTTCAATCCCCGCAACGCATTCGTCCAGCGGTTCGACCAGATTCTTAAGCGACTTCATTTGGCCGACAGTTTCCTGGGCCTTCTCTTGATTGTCCCAGAAGTCCGGCGCAGCCATCTTCGCTTCGATCTCTTTCAACTGCTGCTGTTTCGCAGCGTAGTCAAAGAGAGTCCTTTAGCTGTAGAAGTTGCTCACGAATGCTTTCGGCTCGATCGTAAAACTCGCGTTCCATGGGGGATCCGAGGAAAAGGATGGAAGAAACCAGGTAATCGCATTACCGGCGTTTCAATTTATCCGCTTCCCTCTCCACCGTCTGCGGGGGGAGAGGGGTGCCGAATGATCGACTTAGTCTTTCAGCTCGAAGATTGCTTCAACTTCGACCGTCATCCCGGCCGGAAGTGCGTTCACGCCGATGGCACTTCGCGCAGCAACACCGCAATCTTCGCCGAAGACTTCTTTCATCAGTTCGCTGAAGCCATTGATGACCGCAGGCTGTTGGGTGAAGCCATCTTTGCAATTGACCATGCCGAAGGTTTTCACCAAACGTTTGATCTTGTCGAGACTGCCCAGGTGAGCCTTCAAAGTCGCCAGCATGGCCAAACCGGTTTGACGAGCGGCGGCATTGCCTACGGCTTCGTCGACATCGACACCCACTTTACCGAGCTGCAGCGTGCCATCGGTGCTCAAGGGGCCATGGCCGGAAAGGTAAACGAGATTGCCAACAGTGATGGCCGGCTTGTACAAGCCCATCGCCTTAGGGGCTGGCGGAAGTTCAACGTTCAAAGCGTCCAAGTTGGCATCGAAGCTCATGCGTGATTCTTTCGGTTGGAATGAAAACGATCCCTTCCTTCTTTTTTAGAAAGAGGGAACCATCAGAAGACTATTTCTTATACACGTCGTCTGGGTTGACCAGACGTTGTTCAACAATCTTGGTTTCGGCCTGACCGACTTCGCGGAAGAAACAAGTGCGAAACCCTTCGTGGCAAGCGGCCCCTTTTTGATCCACTTTCAGCAGCACCGTGTCGGCGTCGCAGTCGACCAGAATTTGGTGGACTTGCTGCTGATGGCCACTTTCTTCCCCTTTTCGCCAAAGCTTGTTGCGGCTGCGGCTGAAATACACCGCTTTGCCGGTCGTAAGCGTTTCCTGGAAAGCCTCGCGGTTCATCCAGGCCATCATCAGCACCTGACCGTTGTCGGCATCTTGAGCGATGGCAGGGACCAGACCGCCAGCCTTTTCAAAGTCGGGCTCGCGAGGCAAGGAGATCGTCATCGCAAAAAACTCATCATGGAACGGGAAAAACAGGGAAACCAATCTGGTTTAGTGTGGCCGTTTCAACCGCAATCGGCAACCGGGGAAGGGGGCAGGGCAAACGACAGATCTGATCCAGCACGACCGATCCGACTTGTCGGAAGACATGGTACATCCGGACCCTGTTCGCTAGCGGTGTAGTCAGTGCAGTCGTTTTGCCGAATCGTAAGGTGTTCGGCCGAGTTCTCTCGCCAACGGTTTTCTTCGTAGCCAGCTATCATCGATTCCCCCCATGCATCACCGAGGTCCCGTTGTGAAAAAGTCTTTGAGTATTGTCATTCCGGTGCACAATGTTCAGTCGATCATTGTGGGGGAAGTGGATCGCCTTCTGGAAATCGTGGCCGATCTGACCAACGACTTCGAACTGATGATCGTCGACGACGGTTCCACCGATGGTACCGAAGAAGTGCTGTACGAAATCAGCTGCCGCTACCCTCAAGTCCGTTCGCGTCGTTACACGCCCAAGCAGGGAAAAGCGACCGCAATCGATCTCGGCCTGGCAGCTGCCGCTGGCGAAGTGGTCATGATTCAAGATATGGATCGCCCGCTTTCGACCGACGATATCCACTCGCTATGGGCAATGCACATCGATGCGTCGCTGGCCGCTCAGCCGCAACCGCAGAAAGCGATTGAGCCTGTTAAGCCGCTCTTGCCTGGCGATCCGCAGCCGCTAAATCAAGACTTGCTTGCGAAGCTGTCGAGTTGGGGTGCCGATATCAGCGAACTAGAATCGCTTACTGAAACAATTCAGCCCCAAGCGGCCCAGCCGCAAGCCAAACATGAAGTGGTCCAGGCCCCCGCTCCCAAGCTGAAAATGCCCCGTTTTCTCCGACGAATTCAAGAGTTCGCAACCGGCGAATAACAGGCAATCTGCGGAACATTTTCCGTTCGTCCAGATGGTGTCCCTTATGTCTGGCGTTGCGGTGAATTGTTTTCCGATAATTAAAGCAAACGCTTGATTCGATCGAAACCATTCGATAGAATCAGCCAGTGCCTTCAAAATGTTTCAGGCGCTACATTCGTCATTTTCTTACCTTAGGTGAACTTTCCGGCATTGATCGTCGGCGAGGGACCCCACGGCAGCTTCGGAATCATTCCGATGCTTGAAGCGTTTTCAGGCACACTTTTCATGAAGTTCGGTGACGTCCTGACTCTCCTCTTGGGCGGCGCTCGACTTCCAAACTAGGCTTGGCAGACGGGACTAGGCACCCCACGCCGATCGGCCTTTGATCGCGGTAAACGGAACAGACAAGAAGCATTCCAACAATACTCGCTCTCGGTGCCCGCGCGCTTACCGGTGAGGTTGCTGTCGTGTCGTCTTTGCGTTGCCTCCGACCATGGCCTTGAGGCAGTCGGTTAAGCCTCCGGAACAAGGGAGGACTTCTCATGGCAACGGTTCCATTCAGCATGGACCACGCGGTCTACGCGTACGCGCCTTCCGAGATGGGCAACAAGTCCCCTCGTAAGTTGCATCGCATCCGCGAGCTACGTAAACAACAGGGCGTTTCACTTCGCACCGCATCCCGGAAGTTAGGCATGCCGGCTTCTCAAGTGCGTGAAGAAGAAAAGCCTGACACGGACCTTTTGGTCTCGCAACTCTCGCAATGGGCCGACATCCTCGATGTGCCCATCGCCGACCTTCTGGAAGAACCCCAGAACAATCTTTCGTCCCCGATTCGTGAGCGTGCCAAGCTGGTCCGCATCATGAAAACGGTCAAAGCCATTTCGGAACGAACCCAGGAACCGAATATCGGAATTCTGGCCGAAGTGCTGACCGATCAACTGGTTGACTTGATGCCGGAGCTTGCCGACATCAACGCTTGGAATAATGTAGGCCAGCGTCGTTCGTTGAACGATCTGGGCCAGATCGCCGAACGACGCATTTCGTGCGATTCCATCGTCGGAGCGATGCGAGACTAAGCATCGCTCGCGCTTCTCCAATTCAGTCTTTCCCCTGGTCCCCAGGTCGCATTCGTGAGGCCTGGGGACTTTTTTGTGGAGTGAACGAAACGCCTATTCGACAAGATCTTTCAAATGGAAATGAAACTTGCCGAGCTTGCCACCGTAGTTGCCGGCCGAAATGGCGAGAACACCTTCGATGGCGGCAGCGTTCATTGCCGCTTTCATGCCGGCGGCAACCGCTTCTTCGTTGGTGCCATCCAGCACAATTTCCAGAACGCAGTTGGCACCTTCGACCACTTGCGAGTCGACCCTGCCGCGAAGCGTTGGGCAGTTGGTATCGGAAGTCGATGCACGCAGCGCTTTGTACTTCGAGCCCACTTTGCTCCCGCTGCGGGCGACTCCGCCGGGGAACGGAGCGATCACGTCCGGCAGTTCCGCTAACGCATCGACCGCACGTAGAGCCGCCGTCAACGCCGTGGCCTGGTCGACCGCTTGGAAGATAATGTTGCCGCCAGC is a window of Bremerella sp. TYQ1 DNA encoding:
- a CDS encoding helix-turn-helix domain-containing protein; protein product: MATVPFSMDHAVYAYAPSEMGNKSPRKLHRIRELRKQQGVSLRTASRKLGMPASQVREEEKPDTDLLVSQLSQWADILDVPIADLLEEPQNNLSSPIRERAKLVRIMKTVKAISERTQEPNIGILAEVLTDQLVDLMPELADINAWNNVGQRRSLNDLGQIAERRISCDSIVGAMRD
- a CDS encoding diguanylate cyclase, with protein sequence MDDDRLIRTLLREFLTREGYDVVVAESCMQALEILEEGKHQFKFLVTDWELPDGSGIDLIRHVRHVVCSHYMYIVMATSHGNRENLTQALNAGADDFLAKPIDRGELIARMRAGQRILDLETRLTHLANSDLLTGLPTRRVFESMVVKEWSRARRYRLPLSCVIFDIDYFKRINDVHGHAAGDEVLREVGRVFADSVRKSDIICRYGGEEFCAVLPETSIEQARQWAEILRQRIGEMDIILESAVVNVTASLGVAEVLAEMEDMDQLVEMADHCLLEAKSKGRNQVVSIDSLQNAIQSDASGQLDSVFSGAVSADAMTPVVSTVTPDSSVVEISQFFLNYRIPSAPVVDEDGALVGIVSEKDLMSVASRPNPHEITISEVMRKNLICYPPDIPLRVVWEFLNRVSIRTVLITDNNKALGVLSRQSILRWLANTAWKQNGLPSGTAHPSGHTTDRLENAAKLLAETSRQLTNDVEVRSEDEHAAMVIGTVSKMQDLMTDLLESVGTSSGAGAMGLSKAVRMNEF
- the prfB gene encoding peptide chain release factor 2 (programmed frameshift), whose protein sequence is MEREFYDRAESIREQLLQLKDSLDYAAKQQQLKEIEAKMAAPDFWDNQEKAQETVGQMKSLKNLVEPLDECVAGIEDLDVMLEMAEEDESLAAEVPGTLEQLESTLEALALKALLDGPYDDCGAIVTINARDGGTDANDWAEMLLTMYGRWADQNDYSVELLDRTDNEEAGINNATFVVRGPMAYGYLKGETGMHRLVRISPFNSEGKRQTSFAAVDVSPEIPDSEEVDIDEEDVRVDTFRASGAGGQHVNKTDSAIRLTHVPTGIVVQCQQERSQHKNRAQAWKMLRSRLARVEEERRESEQAEKYKTQAKVGFGSQIRNYFLHPDQRVKDARTGYYMGSFHSVMNGEIQGFFDAYLRWRVGQDMPEN
- a CDS encoding glycosyltransferase yields the protein MKKSLSIVIPVHNVQSIIVGEVDRLLEIVADLTNDFELMIVDDGSTDGTEEVLYEISCRYPQVRSRRYTPKQGKATAIDLGLAAAAGEVVMIQDMDRPLSTDDIHSLWAMHIDASLAAQPQPQKAIEPVKPLLPGDPQPLNQDLLAKLSSWGADISELESLTETIQPQAAQPQAKHEVVQAPAPKLKMPRFLRRIQEFATGE
- the hisI gene encoding phosphoribosyl-AMP cyclohydrolase, which codes for MTISLPREPDFEKAGGLVPAIAQDADNGQVLMMAWMNREAFQETLTTGKAVYFSRSRNKLWRKGEESGHQQQVHQILVDCDADTVLLKVDQKGAACHEGFRTCFFREVGQAETKIVEQRLVNPDDVYKK
- a CDS encoding RidA family protein → MSFDANLDALNVELPPAPKAMGLYKPAITVGNLVYLSGHGPLSTDGTLQLGKVGVDVDEAVGNAAARQTGLAMLATLKAHLGSLDKIKRLVKTFGMVNCKDGFTQQPAVINGFSELMKEVFGEDCGVAARSAIGVNALPAGMTVEVEAIFELKD
- a CDS encoding tetratricopeptide repeat protein, translating into MRNFTDEPMDRPLHSTSLVGIALSLTILLIVGCSRSSDMAQPSGDKPEAVAIPHRFQAPEDVRPMAQLAAHLQISDAHENIITNPHTPPKRLPPVMGEKTPADPTPLETIRFPLKIEKSTPSEQSLQLEPPAPSAPPKMAAPQSLKTTPEITPAPVQKQVARSRKPSETETPLALNAPKIELPSEPPKRQPVAPQREIPPSQVVPNFLSGNPQPKQPSPPAVELPREPAGPPSKFVSLAPAQPALEGTLNPAKQEIVNLPGPPMNVGPTMPRMVPMTPAFVPSTPQSATVDHAMIAVRERMATLVDHGLVLAQRGAYYSARAEFIQALRLATQTLDTAEKSHRHSDALAEAIAALEEAGEFIPSGARLEANVDLNLVVDAHRTTVLKGKNLEYETALTAAQAYFSHAQTKLTEACGGMPETGRALVGLGRIQEYLYNTTGDNRTLIGPRSIALFQTALAIDEKNYEAANELGVLLARYGQLEDAKQALLQGVKASPRPELWQNLASVHEKLGETEMARRASVEAHAAREFAQLNGGLEAVRWVSPEQMAEHGKGDTGLKQAARSTASQPIANRTRTSTR